A single region of the Rhodoligotrophos defluvii genome encodes:
- a CDS encoding MgtC/SapB family protein — translation MEPADLLFRLGLALAVGLLIGTERHWRERTEPPGSRTAGIRTFGIAGLLGGSTAAVAQQFGAGAGGILLIGLVFVAHSAVFGAFKWREAAEQHEFSVTAVIVSQVTLLLGAMAVLGDMATTAAVAILLTGLLASRELLHSLVARMEWRELRSAILLLAMAFVVLPLLPDRPIGPMDAINPREIWIFAVVLAGVSYAGYICVKIFGSTRGPLIAGLAGGLASSTAVALNSARQSVGNENIRVIAAGALAASTVSALRAIVLLAVLIPASLAVLAPILGLGAVVLAACAAYLSVKGGEAQSTAAEPGNPFRLLSVLQLTALLAIAMFIARVATSLLGQRGTLLASGIMGLVDIDAVIISLSRLESAAGSGATLHFAALLAVGANMVGKAALSFLLGSRRYGLIIAVSTVLALLASGALAALVLF, via the coding sequence ATGGAACCGGCTGATCTGCTGTTCCGGCTCGGCCTGGCCTTGGCCGTCGGTCTGCTGATCGGCACCGAGCGGCATTGGCGCGAGCGTACGGAGCCGCCCGGCTCACGCACCGCCGGCATCCGCACCTTCGGGATCGCCGGCTTGCTCGGCGGCAGCACGGCGGCCGTTGCGCAGCAATTCGGGGCGGGCGCCGGGGGGATTCTGCTTATCGGCTTGGTTTTCGTAGCCCATTCGGCCGTGTTCGGCGCGTTCAAGTGGAGGGAGGCGGCCGAGCAGCACGAATTCAGCGTGACCGCCGTGATCGTGAGCCAGGTCACCTTGTTGCTGGGTGCGATGGCCGTGCTGGGCGATATGGCGACCACCGCAGCCGTGGCCATCCTGCTTACAGGTCTGCTGGCCAGCCGGGAATTGCTGCACAGCCTGGTCGCCAGAATGGAGTGGCGAGAGCTCCGGTCGGCCATTCTGCTCCTCGCCATGGCCTTCGTCGTGCTGCCGTTGCTGCCGGACCGGCCGATCGGTCCTATGGACGCGATCAACCCGCGGGAGATCTGGATCTTTGCCGTCGTGCTCGCTGGCGTTTCCTATGCCGGGTACATCTGCGTGAAGATCTTCGGCAGCACGCGCGGTCCGCTCATTGCCGGCCTGGCGGGTGGGCTTGCGTCATCAACCGCGGTGGCGCTGAACTCCGCCCGCCAATCGGTTGGAAATGAGAATATCCGGGTCATTGCCGCCGGCGCCTTGGCGGCGAGCACGGTCTCAGCCCTGCGGGCGATCGTGCTGCTTGCCGTGCTGATCCCAGCATCCCTGGCCGTGCTCGCCCCCATACTCGGGCTGGGCGCCGTCGTGCTTGCGGCATGTGCAGCCTATTTGAGCGTGAAGGGCGGCGAAGCGCAGAGCACGGCCGCCGAGCCGGGCAATCCATTCCGCCTGCTGTCCGTGCTGCAGCTGACGGCGCTGCTCGCGATTGCCATGTTCATCGCGCGGGTGGCGACAAGTTTGCTCGGCCAACGCGGCACTCTTCTCGCCTCGGGCATCATGGGCCTTGTCGATATCGACGCCGTCATCATCTCGCTCAGCCGCCTGGAGAGCGCGGCGGGGTCGGGCGCGACCTTGCATTTCGCAGCCTTGCTTGCGGTGGGGGCAAACATGGTGGGCAAGGCGGCTCTCAGCTTTCTACTGGGCTCCAGGCGTTACGGCCTGATCATTGCCGTCTCGACGGTGCTGGCGCTGCTCGCCAGCGGTGCGTTGGCGGCTCTCGTCTTGTTCTGA
- a CDS encoding DMT family transporter: MDKTARGWINGFLGVLIFSGSLPATRVAVMDLDPVFLTVARAAIAGLLALVLLVIFRERHPERGDLVSLAIVALGVVVGFPLLTALALEHITSAHSIVFIGLLPLATAVFGVLRGGERPRPAFWLFSCLGSALVAGFAISQGFSVSPVGDLLMLAAIIVCGLGYAEGAKLSRKLGGWQVISWALVLSLPIMLVLTAITIPSSLSRIGGAAWVGLTYVSLFSMLIGFVFWYRGLAQGGIAAVGQLQLLQPFFGLALAATLLHEQVSATMLIVTAAVVLCVVGARRFAR; the protein is encoded by the coding sequence GTGGACAAGACAGCGCGTGGCTGGATCAATGGATTCCTGGGCGTCCTGATATTCAGTGGATCGCTGCCGGCGACCCGGGTGGCGGTGATGGATCTCGACCCCGTCTTTCTGACCGTCGCGCGCGCGGCCATAGCCGGGCTCCTGGCTCTCGTGCTCCTGGTGATCTTCCGCGAGAGACATCCCGAGCGCGGCGATCTGGTGTCACTGGCCATCGTGGCCTTGGGCGTCGTGGTGGGCTTCCCGTTGCTGACCGCATTGGCGCTCGAACACATAACATCGGCTCATTCCATCGTCTTCATCGGCCTGTTGCCGCTGGCGACGGCGGTCTTCGGCGTACTGCGCGGCGGCGAGCGTCCTCGGCCAGCCTTTTGGCTTTTCTCGTGCCTGGGCAGCGCCCTCGTTGCTGGCTTCGCGATATCGCAAGGCTTTTCGGTCTCACCGGTCGGAGACCTTTTGATGCTGGCCGCGATCATCGTATGTGGACTGGGCTATGCCGAAGGGGCGAAGCTGTCGCGCAAGCTGGGCGGTTGGCAGGTGATCTCCTGGGCGCTCGTCCTGTCCTTGCCGATCATGTTGGTGCTCACAGCGATCACCATCCCGTCATCGCTGAGCCGTATAGGCGGGGCTGCGTGGGTCGGGCTCACCTATGTCTCGCTTTTCAGCATGCTAATCGGCTTCGTGTTCTGGTACCGGGGACTTGCGCAGGGCGGGATCGCCGCCGTCGGCCAGCTGCAGCTGCTGCAGCCCTTTTTCGGTCTGGCCCTCGCTGCGACCTTGCTGCATGAGCAGGTCAGCGCAACCATGCTCATCGTCACGGCAGCAGTCGTCCTGTGTGTTGTTGGGGCAAGGAGATTTGCACGGTAG
- a CDS encoding PLP-dependent aminotransferase family protein, translating into MTERSDIGERTGTLADAVMTRIRERIAARSLTPGAKLPSIRSFAKTMQVSTSTVVEAYDRLVAEGVIRSRPGSGFYVSSPLAPLSLTEVGPRLDREIDPLWVSRQSLAAEDDVLKPGCGWLPASWMPEAGIRRALRALARADDASLSDYGTPLGLAPLRQLLARRIAEHSVEASPDQIMLTESGTQAVDLLCRFLLEPGDTVLVDDPCYFNFHALLRAHRANIVGVPYTPTGPDIDLFARALTEHRPRLYITNAALHNPTGATLSPVTAHRLLKLADQSGLTIIEDDIFADFEHTPAPRLAAFDGLQRVVQIGSFSKTLSASVRCGYIAAPRDWIEDLIDLKIATSFGGGRLSAELVLTLLKDGSYRKHMEALRLRLSRAMSDAIGRLAALGITPWIEPKAGMFLWCMLPEGADAAEIARRALAANIVLAPGNAFSLSRTANRFMRFNIARSDDERLFEVLAMAIRR; encoded by the coding sequence ATGACAGAGCGCAGCGATATAGGCGAACGGACGGGCACGTTGGCCGATGCCGTCATGACGCGAATCCGCGAGCGGATTGCGGCACGCAGCCTGACGCCGGGCGCGAAGCTGCCGTCGATCCGATCCTTTGCCAAGACCATGCAGGTCTCCACGTCCACCGTTGTGGAAGCCTATGACCGGCTGGTGGCGGAAGGCGTCATCCGCTCGCGGCCCGGGTCCGGCTTTTACGTCTCCAGTCCCCTTGCACCGCTCTCGCTGACCGAGGTTGGCCCCAGGCTGGATCGGGAAATCGATCCGCTTTGGGTATCCCGCCAGTCGTTGGCGGCGGAGGACGATGTCCTCAAACCCGGCTGCGGCTGGCTCCCAGCCTCATGGATGCCGGAGGCGGGCATACGCCGGGCATTGCGGGCCTTGGCACGCGCCGATGATGCATCGCTCAGCGACTATGGAACGCCGCTCGGGCTCGCCCCCCTGCGCCAGCTTCTGGCCCGGCGCATCGCCGAGCATAGCGTCGAGGCATCGCCCGATCAGATCATGCTGACGGAATCGGGCACGCAGGCGGTCGACCTCCTGTGCCGGTTCCTGCTCGAACCCGGCGACACGGTATTGGTCGATGACCCCTGCTACTTCAACTTTCATGCACTGCTGCGGGCGCACAGGGCCAATATCGTCGGCGTTCCCTACACGCCCACGGGACCGGACATCGATCTGTTTGCGCGGGCGCTGACGGAGCACCGGCCACGCCTCTACATCACCAACGCGGCGCTCCACAACCCGACGGGCGCGACACTGTCCCCGGTGACCGCTCATCGTCTCTTGAAGCTCGCCGATCAGTCGGGGCTCACCATAATCGAGGACGACATCTTCGCCGATTTCGAGCATACGCCCGCGCCGCGATTGGCGGCTTTCGATGGCCTTCAGCGCGTCGTCCAGATCGGCAGCTTTTCGAAGACGCTCTCCGCATCGGTGCGCTGTGGCTACATCGCCGCGCCACGGGACTGGATCGAGGACCTCATCGATCTCAAGATCGCGACCTCTTTCGGCGGCGGCCGCCTCTCGGCGGAGCTGGTGCTGACGCTGCTCAAGGACGGAAGCTACCGCAAGCATATGGAAGCGCTGCGGCTACGCCTGTCGCGCGCGATGAGCGATGCGATCGGCCGGCTGGCGGCGCTCGGGATTACGCCTTGGATCGAGCCGAAAGCAGGCATGTTCCTGTGGTGCATGTTGCCCGAGGGTGCGGATGCGGCCGAGATCGCGCGCCGTGCGCTGGCGGCGAACATCGTGCTGGCGCCTGGCAATGCGTTCAGCCTCTCGCGGACCGCCAACCGCTTCATGCGCTTCAACATCGCGCGGTCCGACGACGAACGCTTGTTCGAGGTGCTCGCAATGGCGATAA